The region TCCGTCCCCTTAAGGACCGTACCTAGTGTTTCGATAACGGCACGATCAGTTTCACAGTTTTCTTTAAATTTTGAAAAGTCGTGGTTGAATGCTGTGTGAATGACACCATCAGATTTTTCAGCGCCAGATTTGATGGAGTTCAAATCATAGATATCACCCAGGTGAACTTCAGCTCCTGCGGTTTTAAGTTGGGATGCACCTGCTTCTGATCTGGCAAGGCCGAGGACCTTGTGGCCTGACTTTAGTAGTTCTTGAACGACGACGGAGCCTACAAAACCTGTGGCGCCTGTTACAAATACTTTCATAACTGACCTCATTTATGTTTAAGTTCGTTCTTACAATTTATCAGGTGTGTGGATATCGTAAATTCCCAAAGGTCCAAAGGTATTGCCTAATCGTCCAAAACCGGGATAGTGATTTGTGACGGTGCGGATTTTGGTTTAAAATTGAGATATGAAAGACCTGGCTTCGCAGCTCTTAAAAGCGTTCAATGACTACGGCCCTCCGGAAGGGACTCATCCGACACCTGTTACAGGGGTATATTGCACAAAAATATCTCAGGATCGTCCCAAATCGAAACTTCGTTGGCGAGCTTGTTTGGGAATTGTGGTGCAGGGCTGTAAGGAAATCGTTTTAGGGCGCAGTGTTTATCGTGCGGAACTTTCGCATTTTACCGCGACACCCTTTGAATTGCCTGTAACTAGTCGCGTGCCTGTGCAATCCAAAGACAAACCTTTTTTGGCGATCCTTATTGAAATCAATCCGCAATTATTGACGGAAGTGGCTGCTCAAATGAGTCATGATTTTTTAAATGAAAAGGATGATACACCAAGAGCCCTTTTTGCAGGCGAAGCCGATGAGCAGATGTTGGAAGCGGCTCTGCGCTTAACGAAGCTTTTCATCAAGCCTGAGGATGCGACGGTTGTGGGCCCATTGATAGTTCGCGAGATTCTTTATTATCTGCTTAAAACATCTCAAGGATCCGCGATTCGCCAGGTGGTTTCTTCAGGAAGCAAAATGCATCAAGTTTCGAAAGCATTGTTTCAGTTGAAATCTGATTTGCACCAGCCCATTGATGTGAACGAGCTGGCTAAGGTGGCAAGCATGAGTCGTTCTGCTTTTTTCAAACACTTTAAAGAAGTGACGGCAATGAGTCCGATACAATATCAAAAGCGGTTGCGACTTTTAGAAGCAAAACGTCTGATGATGGATGAAAATGAAACGGCGGAAAGTTCTGCTTTTAAAGTGGGCTATAAAAGTGCCTCTCAATTCAGTCGCGAATATTCGCGGATGTTTGGTAAGGCTCCTCTGAAGGATGTGACCGCTTTAAAAAAGAGATAAAAAAAAGGGAGCTCAATGAGCTCCCTTTGGTGGTTTTAGCGGTGGTTCTGAAATTAGAATTTCAAAAGGGCGCCAACATCCAATTTACCATTAGATGTTACTTTGCCGTTCAAAGCTGGGATTGGTTTTGCAGAACCCAAGATCGCAGCTTTAACGTCTTGCCAAGATTTCTCTGGGTGAGCTGACCAGTAAAGAGCTGCTGCACCGGCAACGTGTGGAGTGGCCATTGAAGTCCCATCCCAAGTTGCTTTAAAACCGTATTTATCGATTACGATATCAGAATAGTTGTTAAACACCGTCGTCGAGAAAACAACAACGCCTGGTGCGCCGATATCTACAGAACGATTGCCCCAGTTCGAGAATGAGCCCAATTGGTCTTTAGCATCGATAGCTGCCACAGAGATGATGATGTCGTGTGGATAGCTTGATGGGTAAGCTGGTGCTGCGTCGTTATCGTTGTCATAGCCGACACCTTTGTGACCGTTACCAGCCGCTGCGATGAACAAAACACCTTTGTCTTGTGCAAACTGAACTGCATCACGAAGAGCTTTATTCTCTGCGCCTGCATTTGGATCTTCACCTTCAGAACCCCATGAGTTGCTCATGATTTTTGCGCCGTTGTTCACTGCATAGTTGATCGCTTTGATCGCGTCGGCCGTTGTGCCTTGGCCTTTTTCAGAGATGAAACGCAAAGACATGATTTTCACGCCTGGTGCAACGCCTGCGATACCTTTGCCGTTATTGTTGCGGGCAGCAACGTTACCAGCGCAGTGAGTCCCGTGACCTGGGTTGCCACCTTTGAAAAGGATATCAAGTGGCTCCATAGAAAGGTCATAAGGTTTGTTGTCATTAGATACAAAGTCCCAACCAATAGTGTCATCGATGTAGCCGTTGCCATCATCGTCGATACCGTTGTTAGCGATCTCTTTTGGATTTCTCCAAAGATTTGGAAGGAGGTCTTCGTGGGTATAGTCTACGCCCGTGTCGATCACCGCGACAACAACATCTGGAGAACCCTGAGTGACTTTCCAAGCTTCAACCACACCAATGTTGTTCATGCCCCATTGTTTATTGAACAATGGATCTGCGCCCGTAGTTGCTTGCGGAGCGTCAGGGATTTCTGGGTTGTCTTTAATCGCCAGAACTTGTGGTTCTGGGTTACGGCGCAACATTTTTGCCAAAGCAGCTCTGCGCAAAGGATCTTGGATGCGATAGTCTTCCATCAAGTGAATCGGATAGTTCGGTTGCACATACTCAACCGCTGGATTTTTCGCCAAAGTGTTGAAACTCATAGATTTGGGCGCTTGAACACGAACTAGATTTTCCGTGATTTTTTCTGTTTTCGCGCCTGAAATTTCGACGTTGTCGAAGCCAGGTGCCAGTTTAATGAGCAAATCTTGTGTTTTGTGTTGAGCTTGAGCACCCAAAGCAAAAGCGAGAATGGCAGAAGAGGCGAATACAGCCATCTTAGTCATGAAAAACTCCTTTCAAACAATCCTTGTTATGTGGTTACGCAGTCGAGTTTCTCGACGGACGTTGAGTCGAAATTTAAGTGTGTGAGCATTCGAGAGGAGAATCAATTTCAATTGGAGATCTGCACGCATTTAGCTTGGCGCGTTGAAGTTTATCAGACGCGGGTTTACAATGAGTATCTAGTTGTCAGGACTACGGTTTTTCGTTAGTTACTTAATGATAGCTAATTGAAATTGCAGAGGTGTATTTATGCACAAAGATCAAGTGCAAGGTTCCGCGCTCGGAACTCAAGCAGCAGACGATCAGTCGAGAGACATTGCGTTCACTACGAAGCTCGATCACATCGTTGCTTGGGGACGCAAAAATTCATTGTGGCCAATGCCGTACGGTACTGCTTGTTGCGGTATCGAATTCATGTCGGTGATGGGACCGAAATATGACCTTGCTCGTTTCGGAGCAGAGGTTGCACGTTTCTCTCCTCGTCAAGCAGACTTACTTGTGGTTGCGGGTACGATCACTGAAAAGATGGCGCCAGTCATCGTTCGTATCTACCAACAAATGCTTGAGCCAAAATACGTAATCTCCATGGGTGCATGTGCAAGCTCAGGTGGCTTCTATCGTGCGTATCACGTTCTTCAAGGTGTTGATAAAGTCATCCCTGTCGACGTCTACATCCCAGGTTGCCCTCCAACACCAGAAGCGGTGATGGATGGTATTATGGCTTTACAAAAAATGATCGGCGATCACACTCCACGCCCGTGGAAAGACAACTGGAAGAGCCCATATGAGCAAGCTTGATACACTAAAACAAAACCTAGCGGGTCGCTTCAACACTGCGAACTTCAAGTTCTACAACGCCATCGGCGATGACATCATTGAAGCTCCAAAAGAAGACGTTCCTAAACTTTTGATGTACTTGAGAGAATCAGGTTCATTCGACTTCTTGATGGACGTTTGCGGAGTGGACTATCCAACTCGCGAAAAACGTTTTGATGTTGTCTATAACTTGTTCTCTTCAAAGGACAACACTCGCTTGCGTATCAAAGCGCAAGTAGGTGAAGGCGAGTCGATCGGTACAGCAATTCCAGCTTACCGTGGTGCGGACTGGTTCGAGCGCGAAGCTTACGACATGTTCGGTATCAAATTCGAAGGTCACATGAACCTTCGCAGAATTTTGACTCACCACCAATTCGTTGGACATCCTCTTCGTAAAGATTACGAGGCAGACCAACAACAATCTTGTACAGCTTCTTTGCCAATTCATTTCAATAACGAACCGGGTGAACCAGGTGATGTATTGAATGATAAATATGTTCCTTTGAACATCGGTCCTGCCCATACAGCGATGCACGGTACTCTTCGTGTTATGGCTGAAATGGACGGGGAGACAATCGTTCGTTGTAACAACGAAATCGGTTACCTTCACCGCTGCTTCGAAAAAATGGCAGAGACTCACCCATACAACCAAGTGATTCCATACACAGACCGTTTGAACTACTGCTCAGCTCCAATGAATAACATTGGTTACTGTAAAGCGGTTGAGCGCGTATTGGGTGTTGAAATTCCGCCTAAAGCTCAAGCAATGCGTATCATCCTTGCCGAGCTTTCTCGTGTTATCGACCATACGATTGCAATCGGTACTGGTGCGATGGACTTGGGTGCTTTGACTTCATTCTTCTATATGTTCGGTTTGCGTGAGCAAGTTTATACTTTGTTCGAAAAACTTTGCGGTGCTCGCCTGACGGTTTCTATGACTCGCGTAGGTGGTATGGCTCAGGACGCGCCGGAAGGCTGGTTCGACGAGGTCTTAGCTCTTTGTAAAGAGCTTCGCCGTGGAACGGATGAGATGGCGGGAATGGTTGTTGATAATAAAATCTTCATCCAACGTACTCGTGGTGTTTGCCCTGTTTCTGCTGCTGATGCTATTCAATGGGGTTACACAGGTCCCATGCTTCGCGCTTCTGGCGTGAACTTGGATTTGCGTAAAGCCAATCCATACTATGGATATGACCAATTGGATTTCGATATTCCAGTAGGTACGACGGGCGATATCTATGACCGTTACTTGGTTCGTTTCGAAGAAATGCGCCAATCTATCCGTATTATTGAACAAGTTTGTAAGAACGTACCAGCGGGCGATTACACGATTCGCGATAAAGGTATCGTTCTTCCAGAGAAAAAAGACGTTTACGGTAACATCGAGGGTTTGATGAACCACTTCATGCTTGTGATCAAAGGTCTTCGTCCACCAGTGGGCGAAGTTTACGATGCAACAGAGGCAGCGAATGGTGAATTGGGCTTCTATTTGGTGAGCGATGGCTCTGCCAACCCATACCGTTTGAAAGTTCGTCCACCATGTTTCGCAATCTATCAGTCTTTCCCGACTGTTGTTAAAGGCGCGATGTTGGCGGATGCGATTGCGACAGTCGCTTCGATGAATCTTATCGCCGGCGAACTAGATCGCTAATTTAGAGGGTAATAACGATGTTTAAACTTTCTGAACAAGGCTTGGCTAACGTTAATAAAGAACTTGCTCGCTACGAAGCGAAAGAGTCTGCGATTATTCCAAGTCTTTATATTGCTCAAAAAGAAAATAATGGCTTCATCACGCCAGATATTATCCGTCACTTGTCTCAAGTTATGGATATTCCAGAAGCGCGTATCAATGAAGTTTTCAAATTCTATACAATGTTCAATCAAGAACCTGTCGGTAAATACCACGTTCAAGTTTGCACGAATATTTCTTGTGCTCTTGAAGGCGGTCGTGAAATGGCCAGCCACATCTGTAAAGAGTTGGGCGTTAAGCTTAACGAAGTGACAGCTGATGGCCGCTTTACAGTATCTAAAGTTGAGTGCTTGGGTTCATGTGGAACTGCTCCAATGATGCAAGTGAATGACACTTATCATGAAAAGCTAACTCCAGAGTCTGCAATGAACTTGTTGAGAGGTATGAGATAATGGCTGAATCAAAAGTTCTTACAGAATTCTATCATTTACCAGAGTACCAAACTCTTGCAGGTTACAAAGCTAAAGGCGGTTACGAAACTTTGCCCAAAGCTTTGAAAATGCAACCGCAACAAATCATCGACGAAGTAAAGGCTTCTGGTCTTCGTGGTCGTGGTGGTGCGGGCTTTCCGACGGGAATGAAATGGGGCTTCTTGCCGAAAAATGGCGAACCTCGTTACCTACTTTGCAACGCCGATGAAGGTGAACCAGGTACTTTCAAAGATCGTATGATGATGGAGCGCGCTCCTCACCAATTGATCGAAGGTATGATTATCTCTGCTTTCGCAGTGGGTTCACACAAAGGTTACATCTATGTGCGCGGTGAATACGTATTCCCTATCGAATGCCTGAACAAAGCGATCAAAGAAGCTTACGATGCAGGTCTTTTGGGTAAAAACATTTTGGGTTCAGGTTTTGACTTTGACCTCGATGTTTACCGTGGTGCTGGTGCTTATATTTGCGGCGAAGAAACGGGTATGATTTCTTCTTTGGAAGGTCTTAAAGGCCAACCAAAATTGAAACCTCCATTCCCAGCTGTTCAAGGTTACTTGCGTAAGCCTACAATCGTGAACAACGTTGAAACGCTGGCAGCCGTAACTTACATCGTTAAAGATGGTGCGCAAACTTATCGTAAATTCGGAACTGAAAAATCAGCGGGAACTAAATTGTTCTCTGTATCCGGAAACGTTGTTAAGCCAGGTAACTACGAAGTACCACTTGGTTATCCTTTGATTGATCTTATCAATAACGAATGCGGTGGTATGAAGCCAGGTCGTAAATTGAAAGCAATCATCCCGGGCGGATCGTCTGCTCCGGTTTTGACAGCTGAAGAAGTTATGAAAGCGAATCTTGATTACGAATCACTTGCAGGATTGGGCACAATGCTTGGTTCCGGCGCAGTTATCGTGATGGATGACTCTCAATGTATGGTTGATATGTTGGGTGTTTTGACTCACTTCTATGCTCACGAATCATGCGGTCAATGTACTCCATGCCGTGAAGGTACTGGTTGGTTGAACAAGATCCTTCATTCGATCTTGGAAGGTCGTGGCCGTCTTCAGGATATCGATTTGTTGGTTAAAGTTGCTGATAACATGAAAGGTAAAACTATCTGCGCTCTTTCAGACGCTGCTGCTTTACCGGTTCTAAGTTTCGTAACTAAGTTTAGAGATGAATTTGAATTCTACGTTCGTGAAGGACGTTCGAAAGTAAAAGGAACGACATATGCCGAAATGCACCATTAATGGCAAAGAAGTCGAAGTAAAAGAAGGCACGTCGATTATCGAGGCGATGCAACAGTCGGGCGATCGTATCGCTCACTATTGCTGGCACCCAGGGTTGAGTGTGGCCGGTGTTTGCCGTCTGTGCATGGTGGAGATCGAAGGAAATCCACGTGTACAAATCGCATGTAACACAATGGTTACTGAAGGCATGAAAATCAATAACACGTCTGAAAAAGTAAAAGACGCTGTTAAGTGGGGTCTCGACTTCCACTTGATCAACCATCCTTTGGATTGTCCTATCTGTGACCAAGCCGGTGAGTGCGGATTGCAAGACCAATACATGGAGTACGGTAAGTACGATCCAGAAATGGCCGAGCACAAGCAAAAGAAACACAAGGTTGTCGATCTTGGTCCAACAGTTGTCTTGGACTCTGAACGTTGCATCCTGTGCTCTCGTTGTGTTCGTTTCACTGAAGAAGTTTCTAAAACAAACGAACTTGGTTTGTTCAACCGTGGTGACCGTACTGAAATCGGTACTCACGATGGTATGCCTTTGGATAACAAGTATTCTTTGAATACTGTGGATATCTGCCCAGTGGGTGCATTGACTTCCAAAGACTTCCGTTTCCGTCAGCGCGTTTGGTATCTAAAAGATGGCGACAGCGTATGTAACGGTTGCTCAACGGGTTGTAACATTAAAGTGTACTACAATAAGGAAGGTCTCTTCCGTATTAAACCTGTTTACAACGAACAGGTGAATGGTCACTGGATGTGCGACAACGGTCGTAACGCTTATAAATTCGTAAACCGTGAAGCGCGTATCCTTAAAGGTATGGTTCACAGTTCTGCTGGCTGGACAGAAATGGCTCCAGGTGCAGCTGCGAAGGCGGCACATGAAGTTTTAAAAAATACTTCTGGCGATGCTTTGGCGTTGGTTTTGACAGCTCAATACACTGTTGAAGAGTATGAAGCGATCTTCAAAACATTCGTTGAAGAATTCAAAACTAAAAAAGTATTCTTCTGGATCAACAACAAAGAAACTTTCGACAGCTTTGACGGATTGCTATCTCGCGGAGATAAAAATCCGAACACTAAAGGCCTTCTGAAAGTAATGGAAAAATACGGTATCACGGCGACTTGGAATGATTTGTCTGCAGGTCTTTCAAACGGTTCCATCAAAACTGTTGTCGTAGCCGGTCCAGAAAACCAGGTCGTTTTCCCTGAATACAACGACAAGTTGAAAGAGCTTTCCAAAGCTCAAAACTTGATCTGGATGCAATCAGGTAAAAACGAAGCGTTGTCTGCTTTGACGGGTAATGTTTGGATCATTCCAATGAAAACATTCGTTGAAAAAGACGGTACATTCGTCAATTACTCGGGTCTTGAACAAAAGATCAAAAAAGTAACTAACGTTGTTTCTGAGGCTCTAACTTTGACGGAAGCGACTTTGTTGATGTCTGGTAAAAACTTGGCGATGCCTGTGACAGCTCCATTTATGCCAAACAACCAACGTCCTGACCAAGTTGAGTTGGAACATCGTAAGAAGAACGAGTTTGTGTTCAGAAGAGGTAGCCTATGAGCGTAATGCAAAATAACTCCGAAAAGTCCAAATGGTACTTGCCGGGGATTTTAGGTGGCTTGTCCGTAACCATGAAACACATGGTTGGCAATCTTGTGAACCGCAAAAAAATGATGACTTTGAATTACCCGGAACAAAAGTACGACTATTCTCCGCGTTTTAAAGGTAATCACGTTTTGACAGTTAAAAAAGACGGTTCACTTCGTTGCACAGCTTGTATGTTGTGCGCGACGAACTGTCCTGCTGAATGTATCAAAATCGTGGCAGCTGAACATAACGACCCATTCGTTGAGAAGTTCCCGATTTCTTATGAGATCGATATTCTTCGTTGCGTATTCTGCGGTTATTGTGAAGAAGCTTGTCCGGTAGACGCGATCCGCTTGGGCCCTGAGTGGCAAACTCCAGCGGTGAACGGTGGTCAGTTCATTTACGACATCAACCACTTGGCGTACCGTCCCAACCTTAAGGGTGGTATCCAGACTCACGTTGATGACGAAGAACGCCACAAACAGGGTATTTAGTTTTTAACGGTTAAGAATAGAAAAAGCCACCATCGAGGTGGCTTTTTTTTTAAATGTACGTCCTTAGTTTCTCCATCCTGGGTCAGCAAACACAGTTACTGATATGGAAATATAGTTCTATGGAAGGTCTATTTCCCTGAAATTAGAAATTCGATTTTCATTTTTTGAAATCAAACGGTACCCTTTGAATAAGGGGGTTCTATGAAAAGCATCTTTATCGGTTTTTTGCTAAGTCTTCTTCCTCTTACTTTATTTGCTCAGGCGCAAATTGAAATCAGCTCCGTGCAACCTGAAGATCAAATGATCGAACCGTCAGGCGATCAGTATTACAATTATAATTTCGGTTCTACGTTTGTGAACTCTCGCAAGTATGTGGACTTTACCGTGACTTCGGTGGGGGATGAGCCTCTCGAGCTTAAAAAGCTAGCGATTGCTGGTGGATTTGTTTTCGATGCTCAGACGAATTGCCCGGACTCATTGCCGGTGGGAGAAAAGTGCATCGTTCGCACATTCTTCTGGCCGCGTGAAAAGAAAATGTATTCTGGTCGTTTGTATATGGTATTTGCTCACGGTCGTTCGATCGTGAACCTTGCTGGCCGCGGAATTTAATTCTGCGGCTTTTGGGAATTTACTCTTCGGTCTGAATTAGATTTTCATCTTGGTCTTTTCCGGTTAAAGCCGCTCGAAACAATGGCTTATAAATCGGAAACGCCCCCGCAAGTTTTGATTCATACAAAACAATTTCATTCACGTGAATCTTGCCAAAACTTTTGCGTTTAAATGGTGAAATCATATCTTTCACACTTTTTGGATTGCGCAGGCGAGCGATCGTCAAATGCGGAATGAAATCGCGCTTATCAATAAAGCTTAGCAGATTGCGTTCTTTCAAGATTGCATCAAGTCGGTCTTTGAATTCCCCCAAAGCTTTTTTGTTCTGCACACCCAGCCACAAAGTACGTGCATCGTGCTCCGAGGAAAAGGCACTCACGTCATCAATCTTCAAATCAAAGGGCTTTGTCTGTTCACATGCATCTTGCAAAGCTTGGCTTAAGGCGGGGATGCTGTCTTCGGATGTTTCACCCAAAAAGCTCACGGTGATATGGAAATTTTCCGGAGGAACCCATTTAATCACCAGTTCTTTTTGATCGGCATTGATTTTCAATTTTTTGTAGGTCGGCAAGAAACTTGTCGCAAGTGGATCGGTCGCGTTCAAAGCAAAGAACAGGCGTTTATTCATGATTTCATTTTAGCAGATATTCCCAGTTCACCAAGACGTATTATTGAATGGCCTGATAAACTAACGTTATCGGGAGAAAAGCCATGATTGTGATGACATCCAAGATTCAGGTGAAAGCTGAAAAAGAACGAGAGTTTGTTGGTCTGGCCGCCATCGTCGTCAATCCAGCTCGTGCAGATAAAGGTTGTATGAGTTTTGAATTTTTCGAAGACCCACTAGAGCCAGGTGTGTTCATGTTTATTGAGACCTGGAAAAGTTGGGAAGACCTGCACGCTCACTTAGAGCAAGGATACACCAAGGATTTTTATGCGGCATTGCCTAAGTTCGCAGTGATACCACCCACCATCACGACTTATGAATCGCGTGGTGGGCAGCCAATGACACTTTAGGGGAGGGGCCCCATTTTTTAAGGCTTATTATCGGGAGGGACTGACTTATCCTGCGGCGTCGCAGGAGGAGCTGATTTAGGAGGGATCAAAAGCGATAACGCAATTGAACCACCTATGAAAACCGCAATCACTGCTAAAGAAATTCCAATTGGGAAGTGACCATCAAATACTTTATTCAACCAAGTCATCTTTAAGCCCACAAAGATCAACGTGAACGCCAAACCATATTTCAGTAGGTGGAACTTATCGACCACGCCCGCAAGAAGGAAGTAGAGCGATCTAAGACCTAAAATGGCAAAGATATTCGACGTGAAAACGATCATGGGTTCTTTGGTCACGGCAAAAATAGCGGGGACGCTATCCACAGCAAAGATCACGTCAGTGAATTCCAAGAACACCAACGCCACAAAAAGTGGTGTCGCGTACAGCAGTCCATTTTCCTTAATAAAGAAATGGTCTTCATGCATACGATCGGCCACACGAATGTGCTTACGCATAAATTTGATCAACCAGTTTTTAGAAGGATCAGGAGCATGTTCGCTGGAGAACATCATCTTCACACCAGTGATGATTAAGAACACGCCAAAAATCAGAACCACCGCTTGGTACTGCATCAAGACGGATCCCAGAGCGATAAAGATTGCACGGAAGATCAAGGCTCCAATGATACCAAAGAAAAGGACTCTGTGCTGATACTGTGCTGGGACACCAAAGAACCCGAACACCACCACAAAGACAAAGATATTATCGACCGATAGGGATTTTTCGATCACGTAACCTGTCAGGAACTCCAGTCCTACCTGATTTGCAATCGCTTGGTCGCCAAATTTATAATAGGTATAGCCATACAGGAGGCCGTTAAATACCAGGGCTAAAGAAATCCAGGCCACCGACCAAGCGGTGGCTTCTTTAAATCCAACGGTGTGAGAGTGCTTGTGAAAAACACCTAGATCCAGGGCAAGCATACCGATGACGAATCCAAGGAAGGCAAGGTAAAACCACCAGTATTCTGCAAAGGGAAAAAGTAACGTAGTTTGGTCCAAAAAAATCTCCTAACCAGCTGTTGAGAAGGTCCACCTGATGCTAAAGCAGACTTAATTCCACTAGTTTATATAACTTTTAATCTTCTGAAAAATAGATAAACTGTAATAAGTTATTCGCTTATAACGAAGAGGTTCCTATGGCGGTCAAGACAACAACTCAAGATTTTCAATGGCTTAACTATCACCACCTGCATTATTTCTTTACGATTGCGCAGGAAGGCAGCATCGCCAAAGCAGCCGAGAAATTGAAAATTGGCCAACCCACTCTTAGTACTCAATTGAAACAGCTGGAAGAGTCTTTAGGGAAGCCTCTTTTTGAAAGAAGTAAACAGCGCCTGCATTTGACAGAAGCCGGGCGCATTGCTTTTGAATACGCACAGCAAGTATTCAGCCTGGGCTCCGAAATGGTGGAAGTTCTGCAGGATCGTTTGCAGAACAATCGTGTTCATGTGCAAATCGGGGCGCTAGATAGCGTGCCAAAGGACATCACGCACAAAGTGATCATGCAGGCTTATAAAGCGGGGAACTGCAATGTCTCGGTCGTCGAAGGATCGGGTGATCAGCTGTTGCGCGAGCTTGAAAATCACCATGTGGATTTGCTTCTTTCAAATTATGCACCCTCCACCGATTTTCAATCAGTGTATGCGAAGTCTATAGCAAAATTGCCGGTCGTAGTTTGTGCTTCGGAAAAATTTAAACATCTTAAAAAAAACTTTCCACAAAGTTTAGAAGGCCAACCCTTTGTGATCCCGACAGTTCACAGTAAATTGCGTCGCGAAATCGATCACTATTTTAAGGTTCACAGAATCAAAGTTGATCAGGTCGCTGAAATTCAGGACACGAGTTTGCAAACCTTGTTGGGAGCCGAGGGGGTAGGATTGATTCCCGTGGCCGATGCGGTGGCAAAGAAACTTACCAAAGATGGCAAATTGATTGTTCTGGGAACGATGAAAGGTGTCTACGAGGAAATCTGGTTAATGGCTGCAAATCGCAAGATCGAAAATACAATTGCTGCCCAGGTAATGAAAGAATTTACTCTGACTTGATTATTCGCAAATAGCTTTCAAAACACGGAAAGAAACAAATTCATACGGGGTCATTTTACTCGGCAGCGAGAACTGCAATTGGTTCCAAGATTGAGCTTCTGTTTCCTCAACGTTTTCAATACCAGCATCCGTCAGTAAACCATTCAAGGCCTTGGCGCATTCGTGTTTATTAGCCTTTTTAATCGTAGCACGATCCAAAGCCACGATCAGGTCCACCAACTCTGAAGATTCTGCATCATAAGATTTGTTGGTCAAAGAGGCTTCTCCGATTTGATCAGCTCGCATAAT is a window of Bdellovibrio sp. SKB1291214 DNA encoding:
- a CDS encoding 2Fe-2S iron-sulfur cluster-binding protein; amino-acid sequence: MPKCTINGKEVEVKEGTSIIEAMQQSGDRIAHYCWHPGLSVAGVCRLCMVEIEGNPRVQIACNTMVTEGMKINNTSEKVKDAVKWGLDFHLINHPLDCPICDQAGECGLQDQYMEYGKYDPEMAEHKQKKHKVVDLGPTVVLDSERCILCSRCVRFTEEVSKTNELGLFNRGDRTEIGTHDGMPLDNKYSLNTVDICPVGALTSKDFRFRQRVWYLKDGDSVCNGCSTGCNIKVYYNKEGLFRIKPVYNEQVNGHWMCDNGRNAYKFVNREARILKGMVHSSAGWTEMAPGAAAKAAHEVLKNTSGDALALVLTAQYTVEEYEAIFKTFVEEFKTKKVFFWINNKETFDSFDGLLSRGDKNPNTKGLLKVMEKYGITATWNDLSAGLSNGSIKTVVVAGPENQVVFPEYNDKLKELSKAQNLIWMQSGKNEALSALTGNVWIIPMKTFVEKDGTFVNYSGLEQKIKKVTNVVSEALTLTEATLLMSGKNLAMPVTAPFMPNNQRPDQVELEHRKKNEFVFRRGSL
- a CDS encoding NuoI/complex I 23 kDa subunit family protein, with translation MSVMQNNSEKSKWYLPGILGGLSVTMKHMVGNLVNRKKMMTLNYPEQKYDYSPRFKGNHVLTVKKDGSLRCTACMLCATNCPAECIKIVAAEHNDPFVEKFPISYEIDILRCVFCGYCEEACPVDAIRLGPEWQTPAVNGGQFIYDINHLAYRPNLKGGIQTHVDDEERHKQGI
- the thpR gene encoding RNA 2',3'-cyclic phosphodiesterase, which gives rise to MNKRLFFALNATDPLATSFLPTYKKLKINADQKELVIKWVPPENFHITVSFLGETSEDSIPALSQALQDACEQTKPFDLKIDDVSAFSSEHDARTLWLGVQNKKALGEFKDRLDAILKERNLLSFIDKRDFIPHLTIARLRNPKSVKDMISPFKRKSFGKIHVNEIVLYESKLAGAFPIYKPLFRAALTGKDQDENLIQTEE
- a CDS encoding putative quinol monooxygenase, with product MIVMTSKIQVKAEKEREFVGLAAIVVNPARADKGCMSFEFFEDPLEPGVFMFIETWKSWEDLHAHLEQGYTKDFYAALPKFAVIPPTITTYESRGGQPMTL
- a CDS encoding TerC family protein translates to MLALDLGVFHKHSHTVGFKEATAWSVAWISLALVFNGLLYGYTYYKFGDQAIANQVGLEFLTGYVIEKSLSVDNIFVFVVVFGFFGVPAQYQHRVLFFGIIGALIFRAIFIALGSVLMQYQAVVLIFGVFLIITGVKMMFSSEHAPDPSKNWLIKFMRKHIRVADRMHEDHFFIKENGLLYATPLFVALVFLEFTDVIFAVDSVPAIFAVTKEPMIVFTSNIFAILGLRSLYFLLAGVVDKFHLLKYGLAFTLIFVGLKMTWLNKVFDGHFPIGISLAVIAVFIGGSIALSLLIPPKSAPPATPQDKSVPPDNKP
- a CDS encoding LysR family transcriptional regulator, whose amino-acid sequence is MAVKTTTQDFQWLNYHHLHYFFTIAQEGSIAKAAEKLKIGQPTLSTQLKQLEESLGKPLFERSKQRLHLTEAGRIAFEYAQQVFSLGSEMVEVLQDRLQNNRVHVQIGALDSVPKDITHKVIMQAYKAGNCNVSVVEGSGDQLLRELENHHVDLLLSNYAPSTDFQSVYAKSIAKLPVVVCASEKFKHLKKNFPQSLEGQPFVIPTVHSKLRREIDHYFKVHRIKVDQVAEIQDTSLQTLLGAEGVGLIPVADAVAKKLTKDGKLIVLGTMKGVYEEIWLMAANRKIENTIAAQVMKEFTLT